A window of Apium graveolens cultivar Ventura chromosome 8, ASM990537v1, whole genome shotgun sequence contains these coding sequences:
- the LOC141678090 gene encoding uncharacterized protein LOC141678090 — protein sequence MASQEYNYMEPWNDLSDKVVMVTGASSGLGRECCLDLAKTGCKIIAAARRIDRLVSLCNEINGQLSDVQAVAIELDVSANSSAIEASVKKAWNAFGRIDALINNAGVRGTIHSPLALTEEEWDDTHTTNVKGAWLVSKHVCILMRDSNQGGSVINISSIAGLNRGHVPGSLAYSSSKMALNAITKVFALELGMYKIRVNSINPGLFESEITQNLMQKDWLNKVALRTVPLKQWNLSDPALTSLIRFLVHDSSNYVSGNNFIVDAGATLPGVPLFSSL from the exons ATGGCAAGTCAAGAGTACAATTATATGGAGCCATGGAATGATTTGAGTGACAAAGTAGTGATGGTAACTGGCGCTTCCTCTGGACTTGGTCGAGAGTGTTGTCTCGACTTAGCTAAAACTGGCTGCAAAATTATTGCTGCTGCTCGTAGAATCGATAGACTCGTGTCACTCTGCAATGAAATCAATGGACAACTTTCCGATGTTCAAGCTGTGGCTATTGAACTTGATGTGAGTGCTAATAGTAGTGCTATTGAAGCGTCAGTTAAGAAGGCATGGAACGCGTTTGGAAGGATTGATGCTTTGATCAACAATGCTGGTGTTAGAG GCACTATACATAGTCCATTGGCTTTGACAGAGGAAGAATGGGATGATACACATACTACAAATGTGAAGGGAGCCTGGTTGGTGTCCAAGCATGTCTGCATCCTCATGCGCGACTCAAACCAGGGGGGATCAGTCATCAATATATCGTCTATTGCTGGTCTTAATCGCGGACATGTACCTGGAAGTCTTGCCTATTCTTCTTCAAAGATGGCCCTTAACGCTATCACAAAG GTATTCGCTCTTGAACTGGGGATGTATAAAATAAGAGTGAACTCAATTAATCCGGGACTCTTCGAATCTGAGATCACCCAGAATTTGATGCAGAAAGACTGGCTCAACAAAGTAGCTCTGAGAACAGTTCCTTTGAAACAATGGAACTTGTCAGATCCAGCTCTGACATCGCTTATACGGTTCCTAGTACATGATTCATCTAATTACGTATCTGGCAATAATTTTATTGTTGATGCAGGGGCTACATTGCCAGGTgttcccttattttcttccctatgA
- the LOC141678595 gene encoding uncharacterized protein LOC141678595 yields MMEQTARNKRGFSFSELTEEEQHFPGKRPRTPASQEEDEGDMLAWLNTDDETAIELSKLLDTEFVSSPASKVKFSCTPYSSPEIFQASAAYITINSNSDESCGSSFSESDSSVMASVDLGCLSFDVWRCGVVEEGGAWGEEEVAREKLSGDVGCGQMEGGDCGFDFDDDMWARFLGEDFVGPD; encoded by the coding sequence ATGATGGAGCAAACAGCAAGAAACAAACGTGGGTTTTCATTTTCTGAGCTTACCGAAGAAGAGCAACACTTCCCCGGAAAACGGCCGAGAACTCCGGCGAGTCAAGAAGAAGACGAAGGAGATATGTTGGCATGGTTAAACACGGATGATGAGACAGCCATTGAGCTTTCAAAACTATTAGACACCGAGTTTGTATCTTCACCAGCATCCAAAGTGAAGTTCTCATGCACACCGTACAGCTCGCCGGAGATATTTCAGGCGTCAGCGGCGTACATTACTATAAATAGTAACAGTGATGAGTCATGTGGGTCCTCGTTTTCTGAGTCGGACTCGTCGGTCATGGCGAGTGTTGACTTGGGGTGTTTGAGTTTTGATGTTTGGAGGTGTGGAGTGGTGGAAGAGGGTGGCGCGTGGGGTGAAGAGGAGGTGGCGCGTGAGAAGTTGAGTGGTGATGTGGGGTGTGGACAAATGGAGGGTGGAGATTGTGGGTTTGATTTTGATGATGACATGTGGGCAAGGTTTTTGGGTGAAGATTTTGTGGGGCCAGATTAA
- the LOC141676819 gene encoding WD-40 repeat-containing protein MSI4-like — METTPTQQQPKKRGRPKGSKIKEERETPLPSVKSSSVVKMRGSVEKKVVGGGVDEKYTQWKSLVPVLYDWFANHNLLWPSLSCRWGPLLEEGNHKNRQRLYLSEQTDGSVPNTLVIANCDVVKKRVAAGDHIAHFNEESRSPFVKKYKTIIHPGEVNRIREFPQYNSIVATHTDCPEVLIWDIEAQPNRHAVFGAAESRPDLILTGHEDNAEYALAMSPTEPYVLSGGKDKNVILWSLQDHIAAASGGSIIKTAENPSIAPRGIFKGHEDTVEDVQFCPSSAQEFCSVGDDSCLILWDARTGSDPVIKVEKAHNADVHCVDWNPLDINLLLTGSADHSVCMFDRRNLGSPVHKFEDHKAAVLCVQWCPDKSSVFGSSAEDGSLNIWDYEMIGKKERRTRSPNCPPGLFFKHAGHRDKVVDFHWNASDPWTVVSVSDDVETSNGGGTLQIWRMSDLIYRPEEEVLAELEQYKAHVVECTSKSFKT; from the exons ATGGAGACAACACCAACACAGCAGCAGCCGAAGAAGAGAGGGAGACCAAAGGGCTCGAAAATCAAGGAGGAGAGAGAGACACCTTTGCCCTCTGTTAAAAGTAGTTCAGTTGTGAAAATGAGAGGTTCTGTAGAGAAGAAAGTAGTAGGTGGTGGTGTAGATGAGAAGTACACTCAATGGAAGAGTCTTGTTCCTGTTCTTTATGACTGGTTTGCTAATCACAATCTCCTCTGGCCTTCTCTTTCTTGCCG GTGGGGTCCTCTTCTTGAGGAAGGAAATCATAAGAATCGCCAACGTCTATACCTTTCTGAACAG ACTGATGGAAGTGTACCAAATACTTTGGTTATTGCAAATTGTGATGTAGTTAAAAAAAGGGTTGCAGCAGGGGACCACATTGCGCAT TTCAACGAGGAATCGCGATCACCGTTTGTGAAGAAGTACAAAACTATAATACATCCTGGAGAG GTGAACAGAATTAGGGAGTTTCCCCAGTACAATAGCATTGTAGCAACACATACCGACTGTCCTGAG GTCCTCATATGGGATATTGAGGCTCAACCGAACCGCCATGCGGTTTTTGGAGCTGCTGAATCTCGCCCAGATCTG ATACTGACGGGGCACGAGGATAATGCAGAGTATGCCCTTGCGATGTCCCCAACTGAGCCATATGTGCTCTCTGGAG GAAAAGacaaaaatgtaattttgtggagTTTGCAAGATCATATAGCTGCAGCTTCTGGTGGGTCGATTATTAAAACTGCTGAAAACCCTTCTATCGCACCTCGTGGGATATTCAAAGGTCACGAGGATACTGTTGAAGATGTGCAATTTTGCCCATCTAG TGCACAGGAATTTTGCAGCGTCGGAGATGATTCTTGCCTGATATTATGGGATGCACGAACTGGTTCCGACCCTGTCATCAAG GTTGAAAAGGCCCACAATGCTGATGTTCACTGTGTTGATTGGAATCCTCTTGATATAAACCTTTTATTGACTGG GTCTGCAGATCATTCTGTTTGCATGTTTGACCGCCGAAATTTAGGTTCTCCTGTTCATAAATTTGAAGACCATAAAGCAGCTGTTCTCTGTGTTCAG TGGTGCCCAGACAAGTCATCTGTCTTTGGAAGCTCTGCAGAGGATGGATCCCTGAACATCTGGGATTATGAGATG ATTGGGAAAAAGGAACGAAGGACCAGATCTCCTAATTGTCCTCCGGGGTTGTTCTTTAAACATGCAGGACACAG GGATAAAGTTGTTGACTTCCATTGGAATGCATCAGACCCATGGACTGTTGTCAGTGTATCTGACGATGTTGAGACCTCTAATGGAGGCGGTACACTGCAG ATATGGCGCATGAGTGATCTGATATACAGACCAGAGGAGGAGGTTCTGGCGGAGCTTGAGCAGTACAAAGCTCACGTGGTGGAGTGTACCTCTAAGTCCTTTAAAACTTAG
- the LOC141676820 gene encoding uncharacterized protein LOC141676820: MSLKPISSPVPVVWYPTLAVFMLAIGLIVTASFFIYEATSSKRNRSLAKELTTGAVASVFLGFGSLFLLLASGVYV; encoded by the exons ATG TCTTTGAAGCCAATCTCAAGTCCAGTGCCAGTGGTTTGGTACCCGACCTTAGCTGTTTTTATGCTCGCCATCGGTTTGATTGTTACCGCTTCTTTCTTCAT ATATGAAGCTACATCTTCTAAGAGAAACCGCAGTCTAGCCAAGGAGCTCACAACAGGAGCAGTAGCATCAGTATTCCTG GGTTTTGGATCATTGTTCTTGCTTCTTGCTTCAGGTGTTTATGTTTAA
- the LOC141678215 gene encoding translation machinery-associated protein 22, which produces MAEKPQPVKVLYCGVCGLPAEYCEFGPDFEKCKPWLIRNAPDIYPDLIKDVKDAESVTEQLQGASISDKASVPGSSKPEEVKRLPGGKIKKKEKPEVIIEKVTRNRRKSITTVKGLELFGVKLSDASKKLGKKFATGASVVKGPTEKEQIDVQGDISFDVVDFITETWPDVPETAIYFIEDGKKVAAA; this is translated from the exons ATGGCAGAAAAGCCCCAACCTGTAAAAGTACTCTACTGTGGCGTGTGTGGATTACCAGCAGAGTACTGTGAATTCGGACCCGATTTCGAAAAGTGCAAGCCGTGGTTGATCCGAAACGCACCCGATATTTACCCGGATCTCATCAAAG ATGTTAAGGATGCTGAGAGTGTAACTGAACAACTTCAGGGGGCTTCTATTTCAGACAAGGCTTCTGTTCCTG GTTCTTCGAAGCCAGAAGAAGTGAAACGTCTTCCCGGAGGAAAGATAAAAAAGAAA GAAAAACCAGAGGTTATTATCGAAAAGGTTACACGCAATAGGAGGAAAAGCATTACAACCGTTAAAGGGCTGGAACTTTTTG GTGTTAAGCTTAGCGATGCTTCTAAAAAGCTTGGTAAAAAATTTGCAACTGGGGCTTCCGTTGTTAAG GGGCCAACTGAAAAGGAGCAAATTGATGTTCAGGGTGACATATCTTTTGACGTTGTGGACTTCATCACAGAGACCTGGCCAGAT GTGCCAGAAACTGCAATTTACTTCATTGAAGATGGAAAGAAGGTTGCAGCCGCATAG
- the LOC141678089 gene encoding uncharacterized protein LOC141678089, which produces MAGREKKYMEPWNDLSDKVVMVTGASSGLGRECCLDLAKTGCKIIAAARRIDRLVSLCNEINGQLSDVQAVAIELDVSANSSAIEVSVKKAWDAFGRIDALINNAGVRGTIHSPLALTEEEWDDTHTTNVKGAWLVSKHVCILMRDSNQGGSVINISSIAGLNCGQLPGSLAYSSSKTALNAITKVFALELGIYNIRVNSINPGIFESEITHNLMKKDWLNNVTLRTVPLKKMNMSDPALTSLIRFLVHDSSDYVSGNNFIVDAGATLPGVPLFSSL; this is translated from the exons ATGGCCGGCCGAGAGAAAAAATATATGGAGCCATGGAATGATTTGAGTGATAAAGTAGTGATGGTGACTGGCGCTTCCTCTGGACTTGGTCGAGAGTGTTGTCTCGACTTAGCTAAAACTGGCTGCAAAATTATTGCTGCTGCTCGTAGAATCGATAGACTCGTGTCACTCTGCAATGAAATCAATGGACAACTTTCCGATGTTCAAGCTGTGGCTATTGAACTTGATGTGAGTGCTAATAGTAGTGCTATTGAAGTGTCGGTTAAAAAGGCATGGGACGCGTTTGGAAGGATTGATGCTTTGATCAACAATGCTGGTGTTAGAG GCACTATACACAGTCCATTGGCTTTGACAGAGGAAGAATGGGATGATACACATACTACAAACGTGAAGGGAGCCTGGCTGGTGTCCAAGCATGTCTGCATCCTCATGCGCGACTCAAACCAGGGGGGATCAGTCATCAATATATCGTCTATTGCTGGTCTTAATTGCGGACAACTACCTGGAAGTCTTGCCTATTCTTCTTCAAAGACGGCCCTTAACGCTATCACAAAG GTATTCGCTCTTGAACTTGGGATTTATAATATCAGAGTAAACTCAATTAATCCAGGAATCTTCGAATCTGAGATCACCCATAATTTGATGAAGAAAGACTGGCTCAACAATGTGACTCTAAGAACAGTTCCTTTGAAAAAAATGAACATGTCAGATCCAGCACTGACATCGCTGATACGGTTCTTAGTACATGATTCGTCTGACTACGTATCCGGTAATAATTTTATTGTTGATGCAGGGGCTACATTGCCAGGTGTTCCCTTATTTTCGTCCCTATGA